In Bacillus sp. FJAT-45037, the following are encoded in one genomic region:
- the hsdR gene encoding type I restriction-modification system endonuclease, which produces MNGNFSFLRGKWNVLANLGETAERNVYHDPHTTIMKLRLFGETLAQLVLAAENIREVKGTNQVDRINTLHRDGLLEPELLDMFTTLRQKGNKAVHNAGYGETEEAKALLQLTFRLATWYMEVYGDWNFEAPDYVEPVKENVVDLDQLQKEHDEEVKLLKQKLESIREQADDEDEHLKVQRKKLSKKFVRRTNLTEAETRSIIDEKLRDVGWEVETNTLNHQKHGTLPEKNRNMAIAEWKVDGGRADYALFIGLELVGLIEAKANHKTIPSALESQTKTYAKNISLVDNEVITPTTGEYKVPFLYATNGRRYLKQLQEESGIWFWDSRKPMEFARPLEGWHSPDDLKLLLSQDDQGADKKLEEEDITKFGLRPYQQQAVLTAEAGLREGQRRMLVAMATGTGKTRTAIALMYRLIKSKKIRRILFLVDRSSLGKQTADALKDTEIDGLSFSDIYDVKSLDDISPEVATKVHIATVQGMVRRLFYSKDEKMPSVGQYDFIIVDEAHRGYTSDREMSDEELEFRDQDDYISQYRRVIDYFDAACLGLTATPALHTTDIFGAPIYKYSYSEAVLDGFLVDHEPPYLFQTELSEAGIKFEKDDEVEVFDVDEGEVILEKMEDTVHFDVEQFNKRVITESFNRVILNALVDYIDPSSKEKTLIFAATDQHADLIVRLLKEAYKERGDAVEDDAVMKITGYIYNPLDAIKRFKNERLPNVVVTVDLLTTGIDVPPIANLVFMRRIQSRILYDQMLGRATRLCPQIEKTHFNIYDAVGIYNKLQSYTEMKPVVKKQNITIDELYQGLTQATSEKETEFYREQLVAKLQRKKQRLNEEGQQKFEELSNGQSIDEWVKDVQTYSPKDAQQHNILFEYMETYKVRGEKRYISNQDDKVTGVIRGYGEGNNKPEDYLEGFVKFIKENINEIPALQVVCTRPKELTKKDLRALITILETKGFKQSHLQSAWKQTKNEEIAANIISFIRQAALGEALVDHDTRIRQAMQKVYSLHEWTPRQKKWLGRIEKQLIQFPVLAPTSQDAFSEEPFRSQGGYMQMKKEFGEDIDRVVQTINDNLYIS; this is translated from the coding sequence ATGAACGGTAACTTTTCATTTCTTCGGGGGAAGTGGAACGTTCTTGCTAACTTAGGAGAAACAGCTGAGAGGAATGTTTATCACGACCCTCATACGACCATTATGAAACTTCGCTTATTCGGAGAGACTTTAGCTCAACTTGTATTAGCAGCTGAAAATATTAGAGAAGTAAAAGGTACAAATCAAGTAGACCGTATTAATACTCTACATAGAGATGGCTTGTTAGAACCAGAGCTACTAGATATGTTTACAACTCTACGTCAAAAAGGAAACAAGGCTGTACATAATGCTGGTTATGGTGAAACGGAAGAGGCTAAAGCGCTTTTACAGTTAACTTTTCGTTTAGCAACATGGTATATGGAAGTCTATGGTGATTGGAATTTTGAAGCACCTGACTATGTAGAGCCTGTAAAAGAAAATGTAGTAGATTTAGATCAGCTTCAAAAAGAGCATGATGAAGAAGTGAAGCTCCTTAAACAAAAGCTAGAGAGCATCCGTGAGCAGGCAGATGATGAAGATGAGCATCTGAAAGTACAGAGGAAGAAGCTATCCAAGAAATTTGTTCGTCGAACGAATCTCACAGAAGCTGAAACTCGTTCCATAATTGATGAGAAGCTTCGTGATGTAGGTTGGGAAGTAGAGACTAACACTTTAAATCATCAAAAACACGGTACATTACCTGAGAAGAATCGTAATATGGCTATTGCCGAGTGGAAAGTGGACGGAGGAAGGGCTGATTATGCTTTATTCATTGGCTTAGAGCTTGTTGGCTTAATTGAGGCAAAAGCTAACCATAAAACGATCCCTAGTGCTTTAGAAAGTCAAACGAAGACTTATGCAAAGAATATCAGTCTAGTAGATAATGAGGTTATTACACCAACTACTGGCGAATACAAAGTTCCGTTCTTGTATGCAACGAACGGCAGACGGTATTTAAAGCAGTTACAAGAAGAGTCGGGGATATGGTTCTGGGATTCACGTAAGCCTATGGAATTCGCTCGACCGTTAGAAGGATGGCATTCACCTGATGATTTAAAGCTCCTTCTAAGTCAGGATGACCAAGGTGCTGATAAGAAGCTTGAAGAGGAAGATATTACGAAGTTTGGATTAAGACCTTATCAACAGCAAGCGGTTCTTACTGCGGAGGCAGGCTTGAGAGAAGGTCAAAGAAGAATGCTTGTCGCTATGGCAACTGGAACAGGCAAAACGAGAACAGCGATAGCATTGATGTATCGTTTGATTAAGTCCAAAAAAATTCGTCGGATTCTATTTCTTGTCGATAGAAGCTCATTAGGCAAGCAAACTGCTGATGCACTGAAAGATACAGAGATAGATGGTCTTTCATTCTCAGATATTTATGATGTGAAATCACTTGATGACATCTCACCAGAAGTTGCAACAAAAGTCCATATTGCCACAGTGCAAGGAATGGTACGGAGATTATTCTATAGTAAAGATGAGAAGATGCCATCAGTAGGTCAATATGACTTCATTATTGTAGATGAGGCTCATCGTGGTTATACGAGTGATAGAGAGATGTCTGATGAAGAACTAGAGTTTAGAGACCAAGATGATTATATTAGTCAGTATCGTCGTGTGATTGATTATTTTGATGCTGCATGTCTAGGGTTAACAGCGACACCTGCTCTTCATACAACGGATATATTTGGAGCCCCAATCTATAAATATTCATATAGTGAAGCCGTTCTGGACGGTTTTCTAGTAGACCATGAACCCCCTTATCTATTTCAAACGGAGCTTTCAGAAGCTGGTATTAAGTTTGAGAAAGATGATGAAGTGGAAGTGTTTGATGTTGATGAAGGGGAAGTTATTTTAGAGAAAATGGAAGATACCGTTCATTTTGATGTAGAACAATTTAATAAGCGAGTCATTACAGAATCATTTAATCGAGTAATTCTTAATGCTCTAGTTGACTATATTGACCCTTCAAGTAAAGAAAAGACGCTCATTTTCGCAGCTACAGACCAACACGCTGATTTAATCGTTCGTCTCTTAAAAGAAGCTTACAAAGAACGTGGCGATGCAGTTGAAGATGATGCAGTTATGAAGATAACTGGTTATATCTACAATCCATTAGATGCGATCAAACGGTTTAAGAATGAACGGTTACCGAATGTTGTTGTGACGGTGGATTTACTTACAACTGGCATAGATGTTCCACCTATAGCGAATCTTGTATTTATGAGAAGGATACAATCTAGGATTCTTTATGACCAAATGTTGGGACGAGCAACTCGTCTATGCCCTCAAATTGAGAAGACTCATTTTAATATTTATGATGCTGTTGGTATTTACAATAAGCTGCAAAGTTACACAGAAATGAAGCCAGTTGTGAAAAAACAGAACATTACTATTGATGAATTATATCAAGGTTTAACTCAAGCAACTTCTGAAAAAGAAACCGAGTTCTATCGTGAACAGTTAGTGGCAAAATTGCAACGTAAAAAACAACGCTTGAATGAAGAGGGTCAACAGAAATTTGAAGAACTCTCAAATGGTCAGAGTATTGATGAATGGGTGAAGGATGTTCAAACGTATTCACCAAAGGATGCTCAACAACATAATATTTTGTTTGAGTATATGGAAACGTACAAAGTCAGAGGAGAGAAAAGATATATCTCAAACCAAGATGATAAGGTTACAGGAGTCATTCGTGGTTATGGTGAAGGAAACAATAAGCCAGAAGATTATCTCGAAGGGTTTGTGAAATTCATCAAAGAAAACATCAATGAGATCCCTGCATTACAAGTGGTTTGCACGAGACCAAAAGAGTTAACGAAGAAGGATTTAAGAGCATTAATTACAATATTAGAGACTAAGGGATTTAAGCAGTCCCATTTACAATCTGCATGGAAACAAACAAAGAACGAAGAGATTGCAGCAAATATCATTAGCTTCATTCGTCAAGCAGCGCTAGGTGAGGCGTTAGTAGACCATGACACTCGCATAAGGCAAGCGATGCAAAAGGTCTATTCTCTTCATGAGTGGACGCCTAGGCAGAAGAAATGGCTAGGACGTATTGAGAAGCAGCTCATCCAGTTTCCTGTTCTTGCTCCAACGTCACAGGACGCATTCTCTGAAGAGCCTTTCCGCAGCCAAGGTGGATATATGCAAATGAAAAAAGAATTTGGTGAAGATATAGATAGAGTGGTTCAGACGATTAATGACAACTTATATATTAGTTAA
- a CDS encoding recombinase family protein translates to MDNREFGYVRISSKDQNEARQMDSMYALGIDERDIHIDKQSGKDFYRPQYQALKMRLRKGDTLYLHSLDRLGRNKEMILNEWNDITQNIKAHIVVIDMPLLDTRKYNDSIGSFVADLVLQVLSWVAEEERTKIKTRQAEGIVSAKAKGKHLGRPKLLITPEFKLAYSQWKAGEITAVEAMRESNMTKATFYRKVKEYEAS, encoded by the coding sequence GTGGACAATAGAGAGTTCGGATATGTTCGTATAAGTAGTAAAGACCAAAATGAAGCTCGACAAATGGATAGTATGTATGCTCTTGGAATTGATGAACGTGATATACATATTGATAAGCAGAGCGGTAAAGACTTCTATAGACCTCAATATCAAGCTTTGAAAATGCGATTGCGTAAAGGAGATACATTGTATCTTCATTCATTAGATAGACTAGGTCGTAACAAAGAGATGATTCTAAATGAATGGAATGATATCACCCAGAATATTAAAGCTCATATAGTTGTAATTGATATGCCCTTATTGGATACACGGAAGTACAATGATTCAATCGGTTCGTTTGTAGCTGACTTGGTATTACAGGTATTATCATGGGTTGCTGAAGAAGAGAGAACTAAGATTAAGACTCGTCAAGCTGAAGGCATAGTTTCAGCAAAAGCAAAAGGAAAACACCTAGGAAGACCTAAATTATTAATAACGCCTGAATTTAAACTGGCATATAGTCAATGGAAAGCAGGAGAAATTACTGCAGTCGAGGCAATGAGAGAATCAAATATGACTAAAGCTACGTTCTATCGTAAGGTTAAGGAATACGAAGCAAGTTAA
- the sduA gene encoding Shedu anti-phage system protein SduA, which yields MNDRINVRTTSSNSAVSDDIELKKTTTTRLIFRPEIVNNNKNPEASVRGCFIFQKKGKNASWEDYKELELSKLKATEWIKLELNSEAMLTLTNEIQKCYAVHEKYGVMYGEYHLFKNNPDIDRLIEIFESNTSLFTQLMEDDKSEVLEKALAWIVTNDNPDKIIDRLKNLQEKDLDQLNTLVGLANLKKILSVWEGNKCNNTSEKFWQDVLKENSWILSQIFSNPTVLINDEAYVGGKTINNDSGKLVDFLYANPFSKDAVLIEIKTPSTPLITPKEYRTGVYSVHKDLTGAVTQVLTYKTSLQREYQTIDYNNYKQGIKTDFDIIHPCCVVIAGRFDTLTDTTHRHSFELYRKELKNVTVITFDELFEKVKSLIQLLEG from the coding sequence ATGAATGACAGAATTAATGTTCGGACTACTTCCAGTAACTCTGCTGTTTCTGATGACATTGAATTGAAAAAGACAACTACTACTAGGCTTATTTTCAGACCTGAAATTGTAAACAATAATAAAAACCCTGAGGCATCTGTTAGAGGATGCTTCATCTTTCAAAAGAAAGGTAAAAATGCCTCTTGGGAAGATTATAAGGAGTTAGAGTTAAGTAAATTGAAAGCTACAGAATGGATAAAGCTAGAGCTAAATTCAGAGGCAATGCTGACGCTTACAAATGAGATTCAGAAATGTTATGCAGTGCATGAGAAGTATGGAGTTATGTATGGAGAATATCATCTTTTTAAGAATAACCCTGATATTGATAGACTGATTGAAATTTTCGAGAGTAACACTAGTCTGTTTACTCAATTAATGGAGGATGATAAGAGTGAAGTTCTAGAGAAAGCATTAGCATGGATTGTTACAAATGATAATCCAGATAAAATAATTGACAGGCTTAAAAACCTACAAGAGAAAGACTTAGACCAACTTAATACTCTTGTTGGGCTAGCTAATTTAAAAAAAATATTGTCTGTTTGGGAAGGCAACAAATGCAATAATACCTCTGAGAAGTTCTGGCAAGATGTTTTGAAAGAAAATAGCTGGATATTAAGTCAGATTTTTTCTAATCCAACCGTTCTGATAAATGATGAGGCTTATGTAGGAGGAAAGACTATCAATAATGATAGTGGCAAGCTAGTTGATTTCTTATATGCAAACCCCTTCTCTAAAGATGCTGTACTTATTGAAATTAAAACTCCCTCAACTCCTCTAATTACTCCCAAAGAGTACAGAACAGGAGTATATTCTGTACATAAGGATTTGACAGGAGCTGTTACACAAGTATTGACATATAAGACAAGCCTACAGAGGGAGTACCAGACTATAGACTATAACAATTATAAACAAGGAATCAAAACTGATTTTGACATTATACACCCTTGTTGTGTTGTTATAGCAGGCAGGTTTGATACATTAACTGATACTACACATAGACATTCCTTTGAGTTGTACAGAAAAGAGCTAAAGAATGTCACTGTAATTACATTTGATGAGCTCTTTGAAAAAGTTAAGAGTTTAATCCAGTTATTAGAAGGATAA
- a CDS encoding GIY-YIG nuclease family protein, with amino-acid sequence MTKVKKDMVFQCKWNEIKEYQSQLEKASGLYYWYLTDNPKELLYVGEAIDLYRRMVQYQKDKREGYNNQNILELIKSGSDSIMVVFQLIDINGMDNKQLKKHLKEKEASFIQDWIPLFNIKENPRYQIQSTQKVIGRYVSDANLEVTFNEIREYLFSKWKGLVPYERIDEALANKQYHLSNYCKTSQKKKTLNPRYKKIA; translated from the coding sequence TTGACCAAAGTAAAAAAGGATATGGTATTCCAGTGTAAATGGAATGAAATCAAAGAGTATCAATCACAACTAGAAAAGGCAAGCGGTTTGTATTATTGGTATCTAACAGATAACCCGAAAGAACTGTTATATGTGGGAGAAGCAATCGACTTATACAGGCGGATGGTACAGTATCAAAAGGACAAGCGAGAGGGGTACAATAATCAAAATATACTAGAGTTAATTAAGTCTGGATCAGATAGTATCATGGTAGTATTTCAACTAATTGATATTAATGGTATGGATAATAAGCAACTCAAGAAACACCTTAAGGAAAAGGAAGCAAGTTTCATTCAAGATTGGATACCACTGTTCAATATCAAAGAGAATCCTAGATATCAAATCCAATCCACTCAAAAAGTAATTGGGCGATATGTATCAGATGCAAACCTAGAAGTAACATTTAATGAGATCAGAGAGTATCTGTTCAGTAAATGGAAGGGATTAGTACCGTATGAGCGGATCGATGAAGCTCTTGCAAATAAGCAATATCATCTATCGAATTATTGTAAAACGAGCCAAAAGAAGAAAACTCTCAATCCTAGGTATAAGAAAATAGCTTAA
- a CDS encoding helix-turn-helix domain-containing protein, which translates to MSTIIGLERIIKTFGFSINQIAQELGIGKQTVYDWLKGKRKIPKERIEQLSKIPEFDHIEKNLFQKEIDEATELEITLAHLKYLSARDSEELVDEDGDVFILDPHAGSRRAMEMHMLDESEEELNRTRSLLHNDTDYLSGLNHSIGESYSRALAALNGTFQQNDASKIKAVTDLLVLINMNDMTSELDKDVKELLKKGDVLGGGMFGLK; encoded by the coding sequence GTGAGTACAATTATAGGGTTAGAGAGGATTATTAAAACATTTGGTTTCAGTATTAACCAGATAGCACAAGAACTTGGGATAGGTAAGCAGACTGTTTATGACTGGTTGAAAGGAAAAAGAAAAATTCCAAAGGAACGGATTGAACAATTATCAAAGATACCAGAGTTCGATCATATAGAAAAAAATTTATTTCAAAAGGAAATAGATGAGGCTACTGAGTTGGAGATTACACTAGCACACCTCAAATATCTATCAGCTAGAGATTCAGAAGAATTAGTAGATGAGGATGGGGATGTCTTTATTCTTGACCCTCATGCTGGGAGTAGGAGAGCAATGGAGATGCATATGCTTGACGAAAGTGAAGAGGAACTTAATCGAACTAGGTCATTGCTACATAATGATACTGATTATCTGAGTGGGTTAAATCATTCTATCGGTGAAAGTTATTCCCGTGCATTAGCTGCGTTGAATGGTACTTTTCAACAGAATGATGCTAGTAAGATAAAAGCTGTAACTGATTTACTTGTATTAATTAATATGAATGACATGACAAGTGAGTTAGATAAGGATGTAAAAGAACTTCTGAAGAAAGGTGATGTTCTTGGCGGAGGAATGTTTGGATTAAAATGA
- a CDS encoding HNH endonuclease — translation MKSGQKQLINDLHKAMLKIYDDSKAIGYTPLKFRQMVANEGGLNTAKKLINSKQISDGFAELAQLGRLDLTVEALVLQKKYKPLFSDVELNIVKDRLEQLGYVTEHVSSDNLQLPPLKSNGRIREYNYYSDELKSRVVYEHLLNNKTHRWMDVNILERTGNTNGRDSANILYYLGIRADYRGIFEDKTVKEVIETLNSKGTEYTEVVRLLRVYSKSEDLYEIAKSDIEAQEVEEGNGIEGTKKTYLVNKYERDPKNRKKAIEIHGLNCFACGFNFEDVYGERGKDFIEVHHINPLSTILEAVEINPDTDLVPLCANCHRMVHRRKDKVLSIEDLKQIIDEKGK, via the coding sequence GTGAAGAGCGGTCAAAAACAATTAATTAATGATTTGCATAAAGCTATGTTGAAAATCTATGATGATTCAAAAGCTATTGGGTATACTCCTTTGAAGTTTAGACAAATGGTTGCTAATGAAGGTGGATTAAATACAGCGAAAAAACTGATTAATAGTAAGCAAATTTCAGATGGATTTGCAGAGTTAGCTCAACTTGGAAGGTTAGATTTAACTGTAGAAGCATTGGTTCTTCAAAAGAAATATAAACCTCTATTTAGTGATGTAGAGTTGAATATAGTAAAAGATAGATTAGAACAGTTAGGGTATGTAACAGAACATGTATCAAGTGATAACCTTCAACTTCCACCTTTAAAATCTAATGGACGAATTAGAGAGTATAATTATTACTCTGATGAATTAAAAAGTAGAGTGGTGTATGAACATCTACTCAATAACAAAACTCACCGATGGATGGATGTCAATATACTTGAGAGGACTGGAAATACTAACGGTCGTGATTCCGCAAATATACTTTATTATTTAGGTATAAGAGCTGATTATCGAGGTATTTTTGAAGATAAGACAGTGAAAGAGGTAATTGAAACTTTAAATAGTAAGGGCACCGAATATACTGAAGTTGTAAGGTTATTAAGAGTATATTCTAAATCTGAAGACTTATATGAGATTGCCAAATCTGATATTGAAGCTCAAGAAGTAGAAGAAGGAAATGGTATAGAGGGAACTAAGAAAACGTACTTAGTAAATAAATACGAGCGTGATCCAAAGAATCGTAAGAAAGCGATAGAGATTCATGGATTAAATTGTTTTGCTTGTGGCTTTAATTTTGAAGATGTATATGGAGAACGAGGGAAAGATTTTATAGAAGTTCATCATATTAATCCTTTGAGTACAATCTTAGAGGCGGTTGAAATTAATCCTGATACTGATTTAGTTCCTTTATGTGCTAATTGTCACCGTATGGTACATAGAAGAAAAGATAAAGTATTAAGTATTGAGGATCTAAAGCAAATCATTGATGAAAAAGGGAAATAA
- a CDS encoding tyrosine-type recombinase/integrase: protein MRGELCRAYKKALKTAGLPNSRLHDLRHTHVTILLQNNVHTKVAIERLGHSKVSITLDLYSHVLPTLQDGAVTVFDAAFDQ, encoded by the coding sequence GTGCGGGGGGAGTTATGCAGAGCGTATAAAAAAGCACTAAAGACAGCAGGATTACCGAATAGTCGACTTCATGATTTACGCCATACACATGTAACCATACTACTTCAAAATAATGTACACACTAAAGTTGCCATTGAACGGTTAGGACATAGCAAAGTCTCGATAACCTTAGATTTATATAGTCACGTCCTACCTACTCTTCAGGATGGTGCTGTTACCGTTTTTGATGCTGCCTTTGATCAGTAA
- a CDS encoding YetF domain-containing protein: MDQVETAIMETEGSISVLAKPPYLPAMQKDVLNVQASRGLIQGFILDGEILHQRVVFLY, translated from the coding sequence ATGGATCAGGTTGAAACGGCAATAATGGAAACTGAGGGTTCTATTTCCGTACTTGCTAAACCACCATACTTACCAGCGATGCAAAAGGATGTCCTTAATGTTCAAGCTAGTCGTGGCCTGATTCAAGGATTTATTCTTGATGGGGAAATTCTTCACCAAAGGGTGGTTTTTTTGTATTAG
- a CDS encoding SDR family oxidoreductase, whose amino-acid sequence MELGLKDKSVIVLASSKGLGKASALEFAKEGANVMLASRNLEELTVAASEVEKETGIKLNVQVCDVTKPEDIKNLVKTTADLYGTVDVLVNNAGGPPAGGFDAFEDDQWQYAFELNLLSFIRAIREVLPYMRKQGGGRIVNIASSSIKEPVDGLILSNTFRTGIVGLSKSLAKELGSDQILINTVGPGRIGTDRVAELDQIRADKLNLSYEEGKKQMEQAIPIGRYGTPAEFAKMIVFLGSFANTYVTGQSLVVDGGATKSF is encoded by the coding sequence ATGGAATTAGGATTAAAAGATAAATCAGTTATAGTATTAGCGTCGAGTAAAGGATTAGGGAAAGCGAGTGCTCTAGAGTTTGCGAAGGAAGGAGCAAACGTGATGCTTGCGAGCCGGAATTTAGAAGAGTTAACGGTTGCTGCAAGTGAGGTTGAAAAAGAAACAGGAATCAAACTTAACGTTCAAGTTTGTGATGTGACAAAACCTGAGGATATAAAAAATCTAGTAAAGACAACTGCGGATCTATATGGTACAGTCGATGTCCTTGTTAATAATGCAGGAGGGCCCCCAGCTGGTGGGTTTGATGCATTTGAGGACGACCAATGGCAATATGCATTTGAGCTTAACTTGCTTAGTTTTATACGTGCAATTCGAGAAGTGCTTCCCTACATGCGTAAGCAGGGGGGAGGACGAATTGTTAACATTGCTTCCTCATCTATTAAAGAACCCGTAGATGGATTGATTCTATCGAATACATTTAGAACCGGTATTGTTGGGTTATCGAAATCGCTTGCTAAGGAGCTTGGTTCTGATCAGATATTAATAAACACGGTTGGCCCTGGAAGAATCGGAACGGACCGCGTAGCAGAACTTGACCAAATTAGAGCAGATAAGTTGAATCTAAGCTATGAAGAAGGTAAGAAACAAATGGAGCAAGCGATTCCAATTGGCCGCTACGGAACACCAGCAGAATTTGCGAAGATGATTGTCTTCCTTGGTTCATTTGCCAATACGTATGTAACAGGTCAATCACTGGTTGTCGATGGTGGAGCTACAAAATCGTTTTAG
- a CDS encoding TRAP transporter permease: MEKRSTLDEPQMTKEQQEVLEKYDAESRFRTFSNKKVAIIVSSIAIFLSIYHMYTSYFGTPATLQHRSLHVAAILTLVFLLYPPFKKANRTKLPWYDVIFALMAVSTSVYIFVDYLGIVNRGGLPNNFDLLFGGMLVLLVLEASRRVTGWGLPTMAVIFFLYGLYGRELSGIFRHRGYTWDELVNFMYVTTEGVYGTAIGVSATYIFLFILFGAFLSKSGMGQFFNDMALAIAGQTRGGPAKVSVIASGFLGSINGAAVANVVTTGSFTIPLMKKIGYSRNFAGAVEAAASVGGQILPPIMGAAAFIMAETLGIPYTQIALAALLPALLFYLGIIVQIHLRATKEGLKGISKENLPRVMEVLKERGHLLIPLIFLMYMLFFSGRTIIYSALLTIIITVIVAMLRKTTRMSVRDITDALEQGARTSVGVAIACACVGVVVGVATMTGFGLKLANGIVTLGGESLFLTLVFTMIACIVLGMGLPSIPTYIITATMAAPALITLGIEPLVAHLFVFYFGIFANITPPVALAAFAAAGISGGDQMKTGFLSMKLAIAGFIVPYMFVYNNSLLLIDTTFIEGVLVVITAVTGVIMLGTAAEGYLLANMYWILRLILFGGALLFMNPNLVQDIAGFTIIAIVVFIQWNKRKKDKTIKSSSIEM, encoded by the coding sequence ATGGAAAAGCGTTCAACCTTGGATGAACCTCAAATGACAAAAGAACAACAAGAAGTGCTAGAAAAATACGATGCTGAATCACGCTTTAGAACTTTTTCCAATAAGAAGGTTGCAATCATCGTATCAAGTATTGCGATCTTTTTATCTATTTACCACATGTATACGTCTTACTTTGGAACGCCAGCAACGTTGCAGCATCGATCTTTGCACGTTGCCGCGATTTTAACACTAGTTTTCTTATTATATCCGCCGTTTAAAAAAGCGAACCGAACAAAACTCCCATGGTATGACGTTATTTTTGCATTAATGGCTGTATCTACATCTGTTTATATATTTGTAGATTATTTAGGAATTGTAAATCGTGGTGGTTTACCTAACAATTTCGACTTATTATTTGGAGGAATGTTGGTTCTACTTGTATTAGAGGCATCTCGCCGTGTAACGGGTTGGGGTTTACCGACGATGGCGGTCATTTTCTTTTTATATGGATTATATGGTCGTGAATTATCAGGGATTTTCCGTCATCGTGGCTATACTTGGGATGAACTCGTTAATTTCATGTATGTGACGACAGAAGGAGTATACGGGACGGCAATTGGAGTCTCAGCAACGTATATTTTTCTCTTTATCCTTTTTGGAGCCTTCTTATCGAAGTCAGGGATGGGGCAATTCTTTAATGATATGGCATTAGCAATTGCAGGACAAACGCGAGGAGGCCCGGCTAAGGTATCGGTGATAGCAAGTGGATTCTTAGGGAGTATTAACGGGGCGGCGGTTGCAAATGTTGTAACAACGGGTTCTTTTACGATTCCACTAATGAAGAAAATCGGTTATAGTCGTAACTTTGCTGGAGCTGTTGAAGCTGCTGCCTCTGTTGGAGGACAAATATTACCACCAATTATGGGGGCAGCTGCTTTTATCATGGCTGAAACACTAGGAATTCCATATACTCAGATCGCATTAGCTGCTTTACTGCCAGCCTTGCTTTTTTATCTAGGTATTATCGTTCAAATTCACCTTCGTGCAACGAAAGAGGGTTTAAAAGGAATTTCTAAAGAAAACCTTCCGCGAGTTATGGAGGTATTAAAAGAACGTGGACATCTGCTTATTCCACTAATTTTCCTTATGTACATGCTATTCTTTAGTGGACGCACAATCATTTACTCTGCATTGCTCACTATCATTATTACTGTAATTGTTGCGATGTTACGGAAAACAACTAGAATGTCAGTACGAGATATTACTGATGCATTGGAACAAGGTGCGCGTACATCAGTCGGGGTAGCCATTGCCTGTGCATGTGTGGGAGTCGTTGTAGGTGTTGCTACAATGACTGGATTTGGATTAAAGCTAGCTAACGGGATTGTGACACTTGGTGGGGAAAGTCTATTCTTAACCTTAGTCTTTACCATGATTGCCTGTATTGTTCTTGGAATGGGTTTACCTAGTATTCCAACATACATTATTACAGCTACAATGGCAGCTCCAGCTTTAATTACACTCGGTATTGAGCCATTAGTTGCACATTTATTTGTTTTTTATTTTGGCATATTCGCAAACATTACTCCACCTGTTGCTTTAGCAGCTTTTGCAGCAGCAGGTATATCCGGCGGGGATCAAATGAAAACAGGGTTCCTCTCGATGAAGCTAGCAATTGCCGGATTCATTGTTCCGTATATGTTTGTTTACAATAATTCACTTCTTTTAATCGATACAACCTTTATAGAAGGGGTTCTCGTTGTCATCACTGCAGTAACAGGGGTAATCATGTTAGGGACTGCGGCAGAAGGCTATCTATTAGCTAATATGTATTGGATATTACGATTGATTTTATTTGGAGGGGCATTACTATTCATGAATCCGAATTTGGTCCAGGATATTGCTGGGTTTACTATTATTGCAATTGTTGTATTCATTCAATGGAATAAGAGAAAGAAAGATAAAACGATAAAGTCTAGTTCAATTGAGATGTAG